The sequence TGGAGATCATCGCGGGTGTGGCTCCGTTGCCACTGCCCCATAGCGCGGATGCCATTTTTATCGGCGGCAGCGGCGGCCATTTGACCGCACTGATCGACTGGGCGCTGATGATGCTCAACCCGGATGGGCGTCTGGTGCTGACCTTTATTCTGCTCAATAACCTCAATGAGGCATTGAATCACCTACAGACCTGCGCCGTCAGCCAACTGGATTGCGTGCAGTTGCAACTCGCCAATCTGACGCCGCTGGGCAGCGGACACTATTTTAAACCGAATAATCCTACTTATCTTATTTCCTGCCACAAGGAGGCGCGCCATGTCTGAGTATCCTAATACCGCGACCCAAAATACCGTGCAACGCGATCTCGTCCAGCCATGGGATACACAAAAAGTGTGGTTTGTCGGGGCCGGGCCAGGCGACAAAGAGCTGATCACGCTGAAGGGCTACCGCTTGCTGCAACAGGCGCAGGTGGTTATCTATGCTGGCTCCCTGATCAATACCGAGCTGCTGGAGTACTGCTCGCCACAGGCAGAGTGCCACGACAGCGCGGGCCTGAATCTGGCTCAGATCATCGCACTGATGGTCGAGGGAGTGCAGGCGGGCAAGTTGGTGGTGCGGCTGCAAACCGGAGACCTCTCACTCTACGGCTCGATTCGCGAGCAGGGCGAAGTCTTGGGTGAGCATGGCATTGGCTTTGTGTCGGTGCCGGGGGTCAGTGCTTTCTTGGGGGCGGCGGCACAACTGGGAGTGGAGTACACCGTGCCGGAAGTGGCGCAGAGCCTGATTATCACCCGCATCGAAGGGCGCACACCAATGCCGCCGCTGGAGCAGTTGGAAGCCTTCGCCGCCCACCAAACCTCAATGGCGATTTTCCTCTCGGTGCAAGAGGTGGATCGTGTGGCTGAGCGCTTAATTGCCGGCGGTTATCCCGCCACCACGCCAGTGGCAGTGGTCTACAAAGCCACTTGGGCGGAGAGCCGCACCGTGCGCGGCACTCTGACTGACATTGCCGAGTTGGTGCGGGCGGCAGCAATCAATAAAACCGCACTGATTTTGGTGGGAGCCTTTTTGGGCGATGAGTACCACTACTCCAAACTCTATGACGCGGGGTTCAGCCATGAATACCGTCAAGCCTGAGTCGATCGCGGTATTTTGCCTGACCC comes from Yersinia mollaretii ATCC 43969 and encodes:
- a CDS encoding decarboxylating cobalt-precorrin-6B (C(15))-methyltransferase, with amino-acid sequence MRDELFIREQNVHGRTVPMTKEAVRALALERLELPGATHLIDVGAGTGSVALEAALRFPDLRVTAIERNPAALALIHENRQRLGCHHVEIIAGVAPLPLPHSADAIFIGGSGGHLTALIDWALMMLNPDGRLVLTFILLNNLNEALNHLQTCAVSQLDCVQLQLANLTPLGSGHYFKPNNPTYLISCHKEARHV
- a CDS encoding cobalt-precorrin-4 methyltransferase → MSEYPNTATQNTVQRDLVQPWDTQKVWFVGAGPGDKELITLKGYRLLQQAQVVIYAGSLINTELLEYCSPQAECHDSAGLNLAQIIALMVEGVQAGKLVVRLQTGDLSLYGSIREQGEVLGEHGIGFVSVPGVSAFLGAAAQLGVEYTVPEVAQSLIITRIEGRTPMPPLEQLEAFAAHQTSMAIFLSVQEVDRVAERLIAGGYPATTPVAVVYKATWAESRTVRGTLTDIAELVRAAAINKTALILVGAFLGDEYHYSKLYDAGFSHEYRQA